Proteins from one Planctomycetota bacterium genomic window:
- a CDS encoding HAD family hydrolase, whose translation MIKAIVFDFDGVIAESVDIKTKAFAKLFENQGKEVVKQIVDYHLNNTGVSRQDKFRYIHKNIIQSHLSDRRFKQLCNDFARIVVVEVINAPYVIGAKEFLEKYSDRYMCFICSATPQSEIIDIIQKRSINSYFKGVYGSPSKKEDIVRDIIVKESIKPSETVYVGDALSDYSAAENNAVKFIARMTSDNKHLFDKIDCVKIKDLSGLFGIINKI comes from the coding sequence ATGATTAAGGCGATTGTTTTTGACTTTGATGGGGTAATTGCAGAATCGGTAGATATAAAAACGAAAGCCTTTGCTAAACTGTTTGAAAATCAAGGAAAAGAAGTTGTAAAGCAAATTGTTGATTATCACTTAAATAATACTGGAGTTTCTAGGCAAGATAAATTTAGATACATACACAAAAATATTATACAAAGCCATTTAAGCGATAGAAGATTTAAGCAGCTTTGTAATGATTTTGCGCGTATTGTTGTGGTTGAAGTCATAAATGCTCCTTACGTTATTGGGGCAAAGGAATTTTTAGAAAAATATTCAGATAGATATATGTGTTTTATCTGTTCCGCAACCCCTCAATCGGAAATAATAGATATAATACAAAAGAGAAGCATAAATAGTTATTTTAAGGGGGTATACGGTTCGCCGTCAAAAAAAGAGGATATTGTGCGTGATATAATTGTTAAGGAATCCATAAAACCAAGCGAAACGGTTTATGTAGGAGATGCATTGAGTGATTATAGTGCTGCCGAGAATAACGCTGTTAAATTCATTGCAAGAATGACCAGTGATAATAAGCATCTTTTTGATAAAATTGATTGTGTTAAAATAAAAGATTTATCCGGGCTTTTTGGTATTATCAATAAGATATAA
- a CDS encoding SDR family oxidoreductase: protein MKNILITGGLGYIGGRVATYLKKAEPDSNIIIADKRYGNKKLPAWTKDYKFVPIDIADKKTIGLALKNIDTIIHLAALNEIDSMRYPELALEINAKGTYNLLDQAKFNKVREFIYFSTFHVYGMPKSSIITEETPTRPFHPYAITHRVAEDFVNYFRNYHHIKGLVLRLSNSYGYPVDRNVNRWTLVFNDLCKQAVTTGKIVLKSSGKQHRDFIALKDVSRAVHHFIFNIPDKWGDGLYNLGGACSMSILQVAKRIAKAYKEKYNKNNIVIKTSSRRNELNHTRRVEFNINKLLKTGFRLRGNMEEEIDKTLAICKEFI, encoded by the coding sequence ATGAAGAATATTTTGATAACGGGAGGATTAGGTTATATCGGCGGTCGGGTGGCAACTTATCTCAAAAAAGCAGAACCCGATTCTAATATTATTATCGCGGATAAAAGATACGGCAATAAAAAATTACCCGCATGGACAAAAGATTATAAGTTTGTACCGATCGATATTGCCGACAAAAAAACAATTGGCTTAGCGCTTAAAAATATTGATACTATAATCCATCTGGCGGCATTAAATGAAATAGATTCGATGCGATATCCCGAATTAGCTTTGGAGATAAATGCAAAAGGGACGTATAATTTATTGGACCAAGCAAAATTCAACAAAGTAAGAGAGTTTATTTATTTTTCTACTTTTCATGTATATGGCATGCCAAAATCTTCAATAATTACTGAGGAAACCCCGACGAGGCCTTTTCACCCATATGCTATAACTCATAGAGTCGCCGAAGATTTTGTTAATTATTTTAGAAATTATCATCATATAAAAGGGCTCGTTTTACGATTGTCCAATAGTTATGGTTATCCTGTAGATAGAAATGTTAATCGTTGGACATTGGTTTTTAATGATTTATGTAAACAAGCTGTTACTACCGGCAAGATAGTCTTAAAATCTTCTGGTAAGCAGCACAGGGATTTTATCGCATTAAAAGATGTTTCTCGTGCCGTGCACCATTTTATTTTTAATATTCCTGATAAATGGGGCGACGGTTTGTACAATTTAGGAGGGGCTTGTAGCATGTCAATTCTTCAGGTTGCTAAAAGAATCGCCAAAGCTTATAAGGAAAAATACAATAAGAATAATATTGTTATTAAAACTAGTAGTCGGCGTAATGAATTAAATCACACCAGGCGAGTTGAATTTAATATAAATAAGCTCCTTAAGACAGGTTTTCGGTTGCGCGGTAATATGGAAGAAGAAATCGATAAAACACTGGCTATTTGCAAGGAGTTTATTTAG
- a CDS encoding dTDP-4-dehydrorhamnose 3,5-epimerase family protein encodes MIDGVKITPLKQIADERGKVMHMLRCDDKWFWQFGEIYFSCVYPGVIKAWHIHKKMTLNYAVPRGCIKLVIFDDRIDSPTKGEIQEIVMGQDNYCLAIIPPLVWNGFKGIGEEMAIVANCSTIPHDPSEIERLDPFDPKIPYDWKIKNR; translated from the coding sequence ATGATAGACGGCGTTAAAATAACTCCTCTTAAGCAAATTGCCGATGAGCGCGGGAAAGTTATGCATATGCTCAGGTGCGATGATAAGTGGTTTTGGCAATTCGGAGAAATTTATTTTTCCTGCGTTTATCCCGGTGTGATTAAAGCGTGGCATATACATAAAAAAATGACATTGAATTACGCTGTTCCACGCGGGTGTATTAAATTAGTCATTTTTGATGATAGGATTGATAGCCCGACAAAAGGGGAGATTCAGGAGATTGTTATGGGGCAGGATAATTATTGCCTGGCAATCATTCCGCCCCTGGTTTGGAACGGGTTTAAAGGCATTGGGGAGGAAATGGCGATTGTGGCTAATTGTTCAACTATTCCCCATGACCCTTCTGAAATTGAAAGGCTTGATCCATTCGACCCTAAAATTCCGTATGATTGGAAAATAAAAAACAGATGA
- a CDS encoding B12-binding domain-containing radical SAM protein, translating to MKILMVYCNSMQENALPMGVSQIIASLREAGFNVDLFDTTFYKWDRKSSMEIRMEHLQFPSVRISYMDDDVYQAFRSKIESFSPDLIGFSIVEPTFLFSMKLLDSIRDVIRTRRIKIAVGGVHAIYAPETLIKNELIDFICIGEGEENFVGLCEKIKNGDDITGIAGFIIKTSKGHITNKTTSLVDINNLPILDFSLFGSRFLDKPMMGKVYRTISLELSRGCPYNCTYCGNSFLSRMFRKNGRWYRLKTIDKINREYDEYIKEYRPEFIYKHSESFLAVNKDRFNEYMEMYSDYAIPYWIETRPEDITEEKAAWLAKTNCKRISIGLESGNELFRKNVLKRNYSNDLVKKSCFILKDMKISFSMNLIIGFPDETRDTIFDGVELLREVKPDSISIFLFTPYRGCELRKICEERKMISPDFIGEDYFQMQYALENNSISCDELIGLFRTIPLYVQMPKSEFPRIKIAEKLNCQGNAMYAVLKNEYYKIKEWCFRDQK from the coding sequence ATGAAAATATTGATGGTCTATTGCAACAGTATGCAGGAAAATGCGCTTCCCATGGGCGTATCGCAAATAATTGCTTCCTTGCGAGAAGCCGGATTTAACGTAGATTTGTTTGATACTACCTTTTATAAATGGGATAGAAAGAGTTCTATGGAGATAAGAATGGAACACCTTCAATTCCCTTCGGTTAGGATATCTTATATGGATGACGATGTTTATCAGGCTTTTAGGTCAAAAATAGAATCATTTTCTCCAGATTTAATCGGATTCTCAATAGTTGAGCCGACGTTTTTATTTAGTATGAAACTTCTTGATTCTATTAGAGATGTGATAAGAACGAGGCGGATTAAAATAGCAGTAGGGGGGGTACATGCAATTTATGCTCCCGAGACGCTTATAAAGAATGAACTCATTGATTTTATTTGTATAGGCGAAGGGGAGGAAAACTTTGTTGGGCTATGTGAAAAAATTAAAAATGGTGATGACATTACAGGGATAGCCGGATTTATTATTAAAACATCTAAAGGACATATAACAAACAAAACAACAAGTTTGGTCGATATTAACAATTTGCCCATTTTAGATTTTTCTCTTTTTGGTTCTCGTTTCCTTGATAAGCCTATGATGGGGAAGGTTTATCGTACGATTAGCCTTGAATTAAGTCGGGGATGTCCATATAATTGTACGTATTGTGGAAATTCTTTTCTTAGCAGAATGTTCAGAAAAAACGGTAGGTGGTATCGCCTGAAAACGATTGATAAAATAAATCGTGAATATGATGAATATATAAAAGAATATAGACCAGAGTTTATTTATAAACATTCGGAATCCTTTTTAGCTGTCAATAAGGATAGGTTTAATGAATATATGGAAATGTATTCTGACTATGCTATTCCATATTGGATCGAAACAAGGCCGGAGGATATAACGGAAGAAAAAGCTGCTTGGTTGGCTAAAACCAATTGTAAAAGAATAAGTATTGGGTTAGAAAGCGGGAATGAGCTTTTTAGGAAAAATGTTTTAAAAAGAAATTACTCTAACGACTTGGTAAAAAAAAGTTGTTTTATTCTAAAGGATATGAAGATTTCGTTTTCAATGAATCTTATCATAGGATTTCCTGATGAAACCAGAGATACCATTTTTGATGGTGTTGAGCTGTTGAGAGAAGTGAAACCCGACAGTATAAGTATTTTTCTTTTTACGCCTTATCGAGGATGCGAGTTGCGAAAAATATGTGAAGAGAGAAAAATGATTAGTCCTGATTTTATCGGGGAAGATTATTTCCAGATGCAATACGCTCTTGAAAATAATAGTATTTCATGTGATGAGCTTATTGGGCTTTTTAGGACAATTCCGTTGTATGTGCAGATGCCTAAATCAGAATTCCCCCGTATAAAAATTGCCGAGAAATTAAATTGTCAAGGTAATGCAATGTATGCTGTTTTAAAAAATGAATATTATAAAATTAAGGAATGGTGCTTCAGAGATCAGAAATAG
- the rfbG gene encoding CDP-glucose 4,6-dehydratase gives MDDLVKIFNGKRVLVTGDTGFKGSWLSLWLHELGAKVLGYALPPERENDHFNLIKLNKIIKHINGDIRNFNRLKKACDSFKPEFIFHLAAQALVSVSYAEAKRTFDTNIGGSVNILEIARLSGYLRTLVYITSDKCYKNKELTRGYCESDELGGRDPYSASKASAEMVFAAYNNSFFTEKKSFGAASTRAGNVIGGGDWSSDRIVPDCIKALQDNKPIVLRRPEATRPWQHVLEPLSGYLTLATMLYNNPRKYSDSWNFGPSGKDIKTVKDVAEKIVFYWGKGKIRIQRPKNYFYESTLLHLNCSKAAKILRWSAKWGFERSIKETALWYKSVFEGNPALAMTRKQIQMYMAAKNDRRR, from the coding sequence GTGGATGATCTGGTGAAAATATTCAATGGGAAGCGTGTTTTGGTTACCGGGGACACCGGTTTTAAAGGTTCTTGGTTGAGCCTGTGGCTCCATGAACTGGGGGCAAAAGTGCTTGGTTATGCTTTGCCTCCGGAAAGAGAAAACGACCATTTTAATCTAATCAAACTAAATAAAATTATTAAGCATATTAATGGTGATATCAGGAATTTTAACCGATTGAAAAAAGCATGCGATAGCTTCAAGCCGGAATTTATTTTTCATTTAGCCGCGCAAGCCTTAGTTAGTGTTTCTTATGCGGAGGCAAAACGCACTTTTGACACGAATATCGGAGGCTCTGTCAATATACTTGAAATCGCCCGCTTGAGCGGTTATTTACGGACGTTGGTTTATATAACATCGGATAAATGCTACAAAAACAAGGAATTAACGAGAGGCTATTGCGAGTCTGATGAATTAGGAGGGCGCGATCCATACAGCGCTTCAAAGGCTTCAGCCGAGATGGTTTTTGCGGCATACAATAATTCATTCTTCACGGAGAAAAAGAGTTTCGGTGCGGCAAGCACCAGGGCGGGAAATGTAATTGGCGGCGGAGATTGGTCTTCGGACCGGATTGTTCCTGATTGCATTAAGGCGTTACAGGATAATAAGCCGATAGTTTTACGCCGTCCAGAGGCAACCCGGCCTTGGCAACATGTTTTGGAGCCATTATCCGGTTATTTAACATTAGCCACTATGTTGTATAACAACCCCCGAAAATATTCTGATTCATGGAATTTTGGGCCAAGCGGAAAAGATATAAAAACAGTTAAAGATGTTGCTGAAAAAATAGTTTTTTACTGGGGCAAAGGGAAAATAAGAATCCAAAGGCCCAAAAATTATTTCTATGAATCAACCTTATTGCATTTAAATTGCTCTAAAGCCGCGAAGATTTTAAGATGGAGCGCTAAATGGGGCTTTGAACGCTCGATAAAAGAAACAGCGCTTTGGTATAAATCTGTGTTTGAGGGGAATCCAGCGTTGGCGATGACCCGAAAACAGATACAAATGTATATGGCAGCGAAAAATGATAGACGGCGTTAA
- a CDS encoding NAD-dependent epimerase/dehydratase family protein, producing MKIVVFGGAGFLGSHVADALTAVGHKVIIFDLKRPERLQRNQDYIIGDIMDSKLVGKTVRGSDVVYNFAGIADIDAASRHPIETVKYNILGNVILLEAARIANVKRFIYASTIYVYSNSGSFYRCSKYASEQYIETYQKQYGLDYSILRYGTLYGPRADERNSVFRYIKQAMTEGEITYQGHGDEIREYINVIDAAKASVEILNNEFKNEHIIFTGHHPMKINELFIMIKEILKKNVKIKYIKPKSEDPMEHYTITPYTFIPKVGKKYVKHYYTDMGQGLLLCMQEMFDKINKK from the coding sequence ATGAAAATAGTTGTATTTGGCGGAGCCGGTTTTCTCGGAAGCCATGTGGCGGATGCTTTAACTGCCGTGGGGCATAAGGTGATTATTTTTGATTTAAAGAGGCCGGAACGTTTGCAACGAAATCAGGATTATATAATTGGGGATATTATGGATTCTAAATTAGTTGGTAAAACAGTTAGGGGGAGTGATGTTGTGTATAATTTTGCTGGCATTGCCGATATTGATGCGGCGTCGAGGCATCCAATAGAAACGGTAAAATATAACATTCTTGGGAACGTAATACTTTTGGAAGCGGCACGTATAGCTAATGTTAAAAGATTTATCTATGCCAGTACGATTTATGTCTACAGTAATTCCGGCTCTTTTTACAGATGTAGCAAATATGCCAGTGAGCAATACATAGAAACGTATCAAAAGCAATATGGACTCGATTACTCGATATTACGTTACGGAACTTTGTATGGGCCTCGGGCTGATGAGAGGAACAGCGTTTTTCGATATATCAAACAAGCTATGACTGAAGGAGAAATTACATATCAAGGGCATGGGGATGAAATTAGGGAGTACATTAATGTTATCGATGCGGCCAAGGCAAGTGTCGAAATCCTAAATAATGAATTTAAAAATGAACACATTATATTTACCGGACATCACCCGATGAAAATAAATGAATTATTTATTATGATAAAAGAAATTTTGAAGAAAAATGTTAAAATTAAATACATCAAGCCAAAATCTGAAGATCCTATGGAGCATTATACTATAACGCCTTACACTTTTATTCCCAAAGTCGGGAAAAAATATGTGAAGCATTACTATACAGATATGGGGCAAGGGTTACTCCTTTGTATGCAGGAGATGTTTGACAAAATCAATAAGAAATGA
- a CDS encoding phosphoglycerate dehydrogenase, with protein sequence MKKAGYKVVLNPYGRKLNQSETISLLQGVGGLIAGTESLSKDVLESAKDLKVISRCGTGVENVDLDAAKGLGIKVFNTPDAPTEAVAELALGLILAVLRKIAQADHTIRHGKWSAYMGNLLYGKTLGIAGLGRIGRHLIEITMPFRLKVLAYDQNPDNAVANKLAIKLSGLTKLLAESDIVSLHLPLNTETKDIIGAKELEKMKSSSILINTARGGLINEDALFEALKDKKIGGAGLDVYKEEPYQGRLKELENVILTCHMGAYAVESRNQMEMEAVDNLIKGLNSNE encoded by the coding sequence ATGAAAAAAGCAGGATATAAAGTGGTTCTCAATCCATATGGGCGAAAACTAAATCAGTCGGAAACGATTTCGCTTTTACAGGGGGTTGGCGGGCTCATTGCCGGCACGGAGTCTTTGTCAAAAGATGTGCTAGAGTCGGCTAAAGATCTTAAAGTTATTTCCCGTTGCGGGACAGGGGTGGAGAATGTGGATTTAGATGCTGCTAAGGGATTAGGCATAAAAGTATTTAATACTCCCGATGCGCCGACTGAGGCAGTGGCGGAACTGGCTTTGGGATTAATCCTGGCTGTTTTGCGTAAGATTGCGCAGGCAGACCATACGATTAGGCACGGTAAATGGTCCGCTTATATGGGCAATCTCCTTTATGGCAAGACGCTTGGCATAGCGGGATTGGGAAGGATTGGAAGGCATTTGATTGAAATAACCATGCCTTTCAGGTTAAAGGTGCTTGCTTACGATCAGAATCCGGACAATGCCGTCGCCAATAAACTGGCAATAAAATTAAGTGGTTTAACTAAATTATTAGCAGAATCTGATATCGTTTCGCTTCATTTGCCTTTAAACACGGAGACAAAGGATATTATCGGCGCAAAGGAGCTGGAAAAGATGAAATCCTCCTCGATATTAATTAATACGGCGCGCGGCGGGCTTATTAACGAGGATGCGCTTTTTGAGGCGCTAAAAGATAAAAAAATCGGCGGAGCCGGGCTGGATGTTTATAAAGAAGAACCTTATCAGGGAAGGTTGAAAGAACTCGAAAATGTGATTTTAACCTGCCATATGGGTGCTTATGCCGTGGAATCACGGAATCAAATGGAAATGGAAGCTGTGGATAATTTGATTAAAGGTTTAAACAGTAATGAATAA
- a CDS encoding glucose-1-phosphate cytidylyltransferase: MTSLKVAILCGGYGTRIRDVADNIPKAMIPVGANPILWHIMKYYAHFNHNKFILCLGHKGESIRDFFLNYETNMCDITVTLGGEISYHEKISEAGWDVTLAKTGLHSMTGARVKCIEKYLNKDKNFMLTYGDGVGDINLDKLLKFHLAHGKILTVTGVRPPGRFGELNSDSKGLVTEFNEKPQAIAGLISGGFFVCRKELFDYLNNREDLVFEQEPMRQLVKDNQMMVYKHEGFWQPMDTYRDYTLLNNLYNKGNAPWMIW; the protein is encoded by the coding sequence ATGACAAGCCTTAAAGTTGCAATTTTATGCGGTGGGTACGGAACACGCATTCGTGATGTAGCGGATAATATTCCGAAAGCAATGATTCCTGTTGGTGCGAACCCGATTTTATGGCATATAATGAAATATTATGCCCATTTCAATCACAATAAATTTATTCTTTGTTTGGGCCATAAAGGAGAGTCAATAAGGGATTTTTTTTTGAATTATGAGACAAACATGTGTGATATCACAGTTACTTTAGGAGGGGAAATTAGTTATCATGAAAAAATTTCAGAAGCCGGTTGGGATGTAACGCTGGCGAAGACCGGATTGCATTCAATGACCGGGGCAAGGGTTAAGTGTATTGAGAAGTATTTGAATAAGGATAAAAACTTTATGTTGACTTATGGGGATGGAGTTGGGGATATTAATCTTGATAAGTTATTGAAGTTCCATTTGGCGCATGGGAAAATCCTTACCGTAACGGGTGTAAGGCCTCCCGGGCGTTTTGGGGAATTAAACAGCGATTCAAAAGGATTGGTCACCGAATTTAATGAAAAGCCGCAGGCGATAGCGGGCTTGATTTCCGGTGGTTTTTTTGTATGCCGTAAAGAACTATTTGATTATTTAAATAATCGAGAAGATTTAGTTTTTGAACAGGAACCGATGCGGCAATTAGTTAAAGACAATCAAATGATGGTTTATAAACACGAGGGTTTTTGGCAGCCGATGGATACCTATCGCGATTACACATTGCTTAATAATCTTTATAATAAAGGAAACGCACCGTGGATGATCTGGTGA
- a CDS encoding NAD-dependent epimerase/dehydratase family protein gives MKRYLVTGGAGFIGSHMAERLLQLGHKVVIVDNLITGYKHNLPKGAEFIKGDISSPVLYKELSRYKFNGIFHLAAQSSGEISHERPELDLLTNAYGTFLLLQWAKKQGIKRFLYASSMAIYGNVNKLPVTESQSCNPLSFYGITKLAAENYVHHFAHNGLNATAFRLFSVYGPGQDMTNMKQGMASIYMAYILNNKPIWVKGSKDRFRDFIYIDDVVDAWVKAIDNSKTFDEVYNLATGKKTCVWELVDEEIKVFGYKKYPVIYKGTTPADQFGLYADISKISKDLNWQPRYGLSEGLEYMVTWAKSKFIK, from the coding sequence ATGAAACGATATTTAGTTACTGGAGGTGCAGGATTTATCGGGTCTCATATGGCTGAAAGGTTGCTTCAATTGGGTCATAAAGTGGTAATTGTTGATAATTTAATTACCGGTTATAAACACAATCTTCCGAAAGGAGCAGAGTTTATTAAAGGTGATATTTCCTCCCCTGTTTTATACAAGGAATTGTCCCGTTATAAGTTTAACGGCATTTTTCATCTTGCCGCTCAATCATCAGGAGAAATCTCCCATGAAAGACCGGAATTAGATTTATTAACCAATGCATATGGCACATTTTTACTTCTCCAGTGGGCAAAGAAGCAGGGGATAAAAAGATTTCTCTATGCCAGTTCAATGGCAATTTACGGCAATGTTAATAAATTGCCCGTTACCGAATCGCAAAGTTGTAATCCGTTATCGTTTTATGGCATAACCAAATTAGCAGCCGAAAACTACGTCCACCATTTCGCACATAACGGCCTTAATGCAACCGCATTCAGATTGTTCAGTGTTTACGGTCCTGGGCAGGATATGACTAATATGAAACAAGGGATGGCTAGTATCTATATGGCGTATATTCTGAATAATAAACCTATTTGGGTCAAGGGCTCCAAAGACCGTTTCCGTGATTTTATTTACATTGACGATGTAGTGGATGCTTGGGTAAAAGCAATCGATAACTCAAAGACATTTGATGAGGTATATAATCTTGCCACAGGTAAAAAAACGTGTGTATGGGAATTGGTGGACGAAGAAATAAAGGTGTTCGGATACAAGAAATACCCTGTTATATACAAAGGGACCACTCCAGCAGACCAGTTTGGTCTTTACGCTGATATCTCAAAAATTAGTAAGGATTTAAACTGGCAGCCTAGGTATGGGCTATCTGAAGGATTAGAATATATGGTTACCTGGGCGAAAAGCAAGTTTATAAAATAA
- a CDS encoding B12-binding domain-containing radical SAM protein → MSRDFKLLFIYPNTMMATLVPINLSLLSACLKEKGFKVSLFDTTYYRTEEVSFEQKKVELLQVKEFNWKERGVKLIEADIYNDLVKMVKSYKPDLIGVTIVEDTYDLAISLLNAIKSFDIPVIAGGVFVTFSPEDVINNDLIDMLCIGEGEKALEELCGKMSRREDYSKIQNLWVKKRGKVIKNSMRPLTDVNKLPCIDYDIFDKKRLYRPMYGKIYTMLHIEIDRGCPYQCTYCEAPQLRKLYKANNCGVYYRKKDVNRVMDEMEFLVKKYKPDYINFNAESFLARSVGELKEFADKYKAIDLPFWCQSRPETITEEKIRILKGMGCQNLQFGIEHGNEDFRKRILRRISSNEKIVEGLKIVEKYKIAYTVNNIMGFPEETRELIFDTINLNRQINPTTINCYLFTPYKGTDLYWYCIKKGYLDKDAKVHQALDSVPLRNQPISYEKLKGLQRTFPLYARFPKSEWNKIKIAERFDKKGNKVFAELRKTYYERYFN, encoded by the coding sequence ATGAGCCGAGATTTTAAATTGTTGTTTATTTACCCAAATACAATGATGGCAACGTTAGTGCCAATAAACTTGTCGTTACTATCTGCTTGCCTCAAGGAAAAAGGATTTAAGGTGAGTCTTTTTGATACGACGTATTATAGAACCGAGGAAGTGAGTTTTGAGCAGAAAAAGGTGGAGCTTTTGCAAGTTAAGGAGTTTAACTGGAAAGAGCGGGGTGTGAAGCTCATTGAAGCCGATATTTACAATGATTTGGTAAAAATGGTCAAGTCTTATAAGCCGGATTTGATAGGCGTGACTATTGTTGAGGATACTTATGATCTGGCGATTTCATTGCTTAACGCCATAAAAAGTTTTGATATACCGGTAATTGCGGGCGGTGTCTTTGTGACATTTTCCCCCGAAGATGTGATTAATAATGATCTGATTGATATGCTTTGTATTGGGGAAGGAGAAAAAGCATTAGAGGAATTATGCGGGAAGATGTCAAGAAGGGAAGATTATTCCAAGATACAAAACTTGTGGGTGAAAAAGCGTGGCAAGGTTATTAAGAATTCGATGCGCCCGCTTACGGATGTTAATAAATTACCTTGTATAGATTATGATATATTTGATAAGAAACGGCTTTATCGCCCGATGTATGGGAAAATATATACAATGCTTCATATCGAAATTGACAGGGGTTGTCCTTACCAGTGTACGTATTGCGAGGCGCCTCAGTTGAGGAAGTTATACAAGGCGAATAATTGCGGTGTTTATTACAGGAAAAAGGATGTTAATAGGGTAATGGATGAAATGGAGTTTCTGGTAAAGAAATACAAACCGGATTATATTAATTTCAATGCAGAATCTTTCTTGGCAAGATCGGTCGGCGAACTAAAGGAGTTTGCCGATAAATATAAAGCAATCGATTTGCCTTTCTGGTGCCAGTCAAGGCCGGAGACTATTACGGAGGAAAAGATAAGGATATTGAAAGGAATGGGTTGTCAAAATCTCCAGTTTGGGATTGAACATGGCAACGAAGATTTTAGGAAGAGGATATTAAGAAGGATTTCTTCCAATGAGAAGATTGTTGAAGGGTTGAAAATAGTTGAGAAATATAAAATCGCCTATACGGTAAATAATATTATGGGTTTCCCTGAAGAGACAAGGGAATTGATTTTTGATACTATTAATCTCAACCGGCAAATAAACCCGACCACGATAAATTGCTATTTGTTTACTCCCTATAAAGGGACCGATTTGTATTGGTATTGCATTAAGAAAGGTTATCTTGACAAAGATGCTAAGGTGCATCAGGCACTTGATAGTGTGCCTTTGAGGAATCAGCCGATAAGTTATGAGAAATTAAAAGGATTGCAGAGGACATTTCCTCTTTATGCCAGATTTCCGAAAAGCGAATGGAATAAAATAAAGATAGCAGAGCGTTTTGATAAAAAAGGGAATAAGGTTTTTGCCGAATTGAGAAAAACTTATTATGAAAGATATTTTAATTAA
- a CDS encoding cyclase family protein: MIKYLSHKLKRTIPVYGKVKESVLLKAVKSIAAGDSCRIYRVGVENHWGTHIDCPAHFFPKGKTVVDYEADFWFFRKPQVVSMKVLPGQMIDITDFKYDINVKTDLLILKTGWCEFRGQRVYSCQNPGISPNVGLWLRKKYPKVRAIGFDLISLSSFQHRNLGRNAHRVFLNPKGQGHPILIIEDMLIPEGLKKLESVWVVPIVIEGIDSAPCTVIGVVK, from the coding sequence ATGATAAAATATTTGTCTCATAAATTAAAACGGACTATCCCTGTTTATGGTAAGGTAAAAGAAAGTGTACTTCTTAAAGCAGTGAAATCAATTGCCGCGGGCGATTCATGTAGAATTTATCGGGTAGGTGTCGAAAACCATTGGGGGACTCATATTGATTGCCCGGCGCATTTTTTCCCTAAGGGCAAAACCGTTGTCGATTATGAGGCCGATTTCTGGTTTTTCAGGAAACCACAGGTCGTGTCTATGAAGGTTTTGCCTGGACAAATGATAGATATAACAGATTTTAAATATGATATTAATGTTAAAACAGATTTGCTTATTTTGAAAACGGGCTGGTGTGAATTCCGTGGACAAAGGGTTTATAGCTGCCAGAATCCCGGCATTAGTCCGAATGTTGGATTGTGGTTAAGGAAGAAATATCCAAAAGTGCGTGCTATCGGATTTGATTTGATTTCGCTTTCATCATTTCAGCACAGGAATTTGGGGAGAAATGCTCATCGGGTTTTCCTTAATCCTAAAGGGCAGGGCCATCCGATTTTGATTATTGAGGATATGCTTATTCCAGAGGGCTTAAAAAAACTGGAATCGGTTTGGGTTGTTCCTATCGTGATTGAAGGGATAGATAGTGCCCCTTGTACGGTTATTGGGGTGGTAAAATGA